Proteins from a genomic interval of Clostridium sp. AN503:
- a CDS encoding PilZ domain-containing protein, with protein MVYLPDGYVGSSCVMKAKNNDLISMGVLHRIGKNFIDIGSSRNELPTVPYNLLVKVEIYNTQLGFRVLIGRVYLSSPKLARITDLNEATNDERREYFRISTRDQGIIYNFMRMDGEAEAEEPDMDYNGLKVRLVDISLGGLMFRSKEEFRVDDKFNIVIPAMGDTMLFSCEVRRQVERPDGEYGYGCEFMDMATQQEDLLYRYILKRQSDQLRRIR; from the coding sequence ATGGTGTACTTGCCGGATGGGTATGTAGGTTCATCCTGCGTAATGAAAGCAAAAAATAATGATTTGATCTCTATGGGGGTACTGCACCGGATCGGGAAGAATTTTATCGATATCGGCAGTTCGCGCAATGAGCTGCCCACAGTCCCCTACAATCTGCTGGTCAAGGTGGAGATTTACAACACCCAGCTGGGATTCCGGGTATTGATCGGACGGGTTTATCTGTCATCCCCCAAACTGGCGAGGATCACGGACTTAAACGAGGCGACCAATGACGAGCGGCGGGAATATTTCCGGATCAGTACCAGAGACCAGGGGATCATCTATAACTTTATGAGGATGGACGGCGAAGCTGAGGCAGAGGAGCCGGATATGGATTATAATGGACTGAAGGTCCGGCTGGTGGATATCAGTCTGGGCGGCCTGATGTTCCGGTCAAAAGAGGAATTCCGTGTGGATGACAAGTTCAACATCGTCATTCCGGCCATGGGGGACACGATGCTGTTCTCCTGTGAAGTAAGGCGTCAGGTAGAGCGGCCGGACGGAGAGTACGGATACGGCTGTGAGTTCATGGATATGGCAACCCAGCAGGAGGATCTGCTTTATCGGTATATACTGAAGCGTCAGAGCGACCAGCTCCGCAGGATTCGTTAG
- a CDS encoding EscU/YscU/HrcU family type III secretion system export apparatus switch protein — MSKYKKAKNKAVALKYNAEEDASPVVIASGYGTVAEHIIDIAEKKGIPVFKDDSAASLLCMLEVGSNIPVELYEVVAAIYCRLIETSAQVRGIERPASPPSQTGGRTQERLRSKLVSGRGKDPEGT, encoded by the coding sequence ATGTCAAAATATAAGAAGGCAAAGAACAAGGCGGTAGCCCTCAAATACAATGCAGAGGAGGATGCATCCCCTGTAGTGATCGCTTCCGGCTACGGTACCGTGGCGGAGCACATAATCGATATCGCAGAAAAAAAGGGAATCCCTGTATTCAAGGATGACAGCGCAGCCTCTCTTTTATGCATGCTGGAGGTTGGGAGCAATATCCCTGTGGAGCTTTATGAAGTAGTGGCTGCCATATACTGCCGGCTGATCGAGACTTCCGCACAGGTCAGAGGCATAGAGCGGCCTGCATCTCCTCCGTCACAGACAGGAGGCCGGACGCAGGAGCGTCTGCGCAGCAAGCTGGTATCGGGGCGGGGGAAGGACCCGGAGGGAACATGA
- a CDS encoding antitoxin, with product MADILRVTSPVINKNIIQPDKTPKDPSVPFDMQEIRHITQNPAGSGLLGQHNVFQKEAGAATLMNLLKDPAVTVNYLKNIYMLEEIINLLPVNNNTMTKEIRQLFDALLIDPDHIVEELVDQEYASTLFKGPLFDFLRDLMNEKPELRQETADLLKAVNGSLSRMDVLDSVANSLEYLSEQLEGSRNLSERFRQLAASLRSQTAPENFEQLKVQVRELLKELEGSVLYSPQMERVLPNILYNLSRYQDSETFLQEALLNLLVHVGSREEKDQLRGLVREYMAGFQTPEHQENRSRIMDTLAQIISKQDRETPMNSLNGDKIEKIITSLLSSPCNYTPLLHFVIPVDYYGMKAFSELWIDPKDEDGGGRQAEDGQDRVHMLITFDIPGFGQMEAEFRLAGRNLSFSLYCPESCRSIFEKMAPEFERMIEEHGYRAAGVEIQRMEGVRSLMDVFKNLPYRRTGVDVKI from the coding sequence ATGGCAGATATCTTACGCGTGACCTCGCCGGTCATCAACAAGAACATCATTCAGCCGGATAAGACCCCGAAAGACCCATCCGTGCCCTTTGACATGCAGGAGATCCGCCATATCACGCAGAACCCCGCAGGGAGCGGGCTTTTGGGCCAGCACAATGTATTCCAGAAGGAAGCCGGCGCGGCTACCCTGATGAATCTGTTGAAGGACCCGGCAGTCACAGTAAACTATTTGAAAAATATCTATATGCTGGAGGAGATCATCAATCTGCTTCCTGTCAATAACAATACGATGACAAAGGAGATCCGCCAGCTTTTTGATGCGCTTTTAATCGACCCGGACCATATCGTGGAAGAGCTGGTAGACCAGGAATATGCTTCCACCCTGTTTAAGGGTCCGCTGTTTGACTTTTTGCGGGATTTGATGAATGAAAAGCCGGAGCTGAGGCAGGAGACGGCTGATCTTTTAAAGGCGGTCAATGGAAGCCTGTCAAGGATGGATGTGCTGGATTCTGTGGCTAACAGCCTGGAGTACTTATCTGAACAGCTGGAGGGAAGCCGGAATCTGTCGGAGCGGTTTCGCCAGCTGGCGGCAAGCCTGCGCAGCCAGACTGCTCCCGAAAACTTTGAACAGCTGAAGGTGCAGGTCCGGGAGCTTTTAAAAGAGCTGGAGGGAAGCGTACTGTACTCACCCCAGATGGAGCGGGTGCTTCCCAATATCCTGTACAATTTATCCAGGTACCAGGACAGCGAGACCTTCCTTCAGGAGGCGCTGCTGAACCTGCTGGTCCATGTAGGCAGCAGGGAGGAAAAGGATCAGCTGAGAGGCCTGGTCAGGGAGTATATGGCAGGCTTCCAGACGCCGGAGCATCAGGAAAACCGCTCCAGGATCATGGATACGCTGGCCCAGATCATCAGCAAGCAGGACAGGGAGACCCCGATGAACAGCTTAAACGGGGATAAGATCGAGAAGATCATCACAAGCCTGTTGTCCTCGCCCTGCAACTATACACCGCTGCTCCATTTTGTCATTCCGGTGGATTACTATGGAATGAAAGCTTTTTCAGAGCTGTGGATCGATCCAAAGGATGAGGACGGAGGCGGGAGGCAGGCCGAAGACGGGCAGGACCGGGTCCATATGCTGATCACCTTCGATATCCCGGGATTTGGACAGATGGAGGCGGAATTCCGCCTGGCGGGCAGGAATCTCAGCTTTTCCCTGTACTGCCCGGAATCATGCCGGTCCATATTTGAAAAGATGGCGCCGGAGTTTGAGCGGATGATCGAGGAGCATGGATACCGGGCTGCCGGGGTAGAGATCCAACGGATGGAGGGAGTCCGCTCCCTGATGGATGTATTTAAAAACCTGCCTTACAGGAGGACCGGTGTGGATGTCAAAATATAA
- a CDS encoding FapA family protein: MEDKSLIFGLFAKFLEESDEENGGLKERENRNAQEPEQKAQEHDDRVETAEDWNELEERRRQQAEAELLDEDSPDTEEHTEAPMEAVREEYRDASAEIIVADDKMSVSMILTEPAGGGSHITEEAVLDALEARHIRYGIDREKITAVTKGRQYRQMFVIANGTPAADGENGKIKDYFPRQKQLKFASKGNGEVDFKNMNLIHNVKKGELVCELTMPKEPQDGTDVFGNPVRGKMGTMPPIPQGRNIVYSPEKDKLLTACEGNLTFRNGRFQVENVYVVDGNVDNSVGNIDFMGSVTIKGDVFEGFKVTSKGDITVMGMVEGAVLKAGGSILLQKGMRGMKSGVLEAGENITAKFLEDCTLYAKKNIQAEYIINSEVSCGNDLTLIGKRGALIGGNCSVYNQMKVRVVGSTSHVATFVTLGITPQLMEEMERIGKDLIAVSRKLQEDQKDIRYLSDKKRAGTITPKQQERLQKLELGAPVNALKEKKLKEQAAVIARQLREVGRTRLTAGEVHPGTVITIGDCKLNIVKKEISCSFYYLDGEIRKGIR; encoded by the coding sequence ATGGAGGACAAGAGCCTGATCTTCGGCCTGTTTGCAAAATTCCTTGAGGAATCAGACGAGGAAAACGGGGGCCTGAAGGAGAGAGAGAACCGGAACGCGCAGGAGCCGGAACAAAAGGCGCAGGAGCATGACGACCGCGTGGAGACTGCGGAGGATTGGAACGAGCTGGAAGAACGGCGCAGGCAGCAGGCGGAAGCAGAGCTGCTTGATGAGGACAGTCCTGATACGGAAGAACATACTGAGGCCCCCATGGAAGCTGTCAGGGAAGAATACCGGGATGCATCCGCAGAGATCATAGTTGCTGATGACAAGATGAGTGTGTCCATGATCCTGACAGAGCCAGCAGGAGGAGGCAGCCATATCACGGAAGAAGCCGTGCTGGATGCTCTGGAAGCCCGCCATATCCGGTATGGGATAGACCGGGAGAAGATCACAGCCGTTACAAAAGGAAGACAGTACCGCCAGATGTTTGTCATAGCAAACGGCACCCCTGCTGCCGATGGGGAGAATGGGAAGATCAAGGATTATTTTCCCAGGCAGAAGCAGTTGAAATTCGCTTCAAAGGGCAACGGAGAAGTGGATTTTAAAAATATGAACCTGATCCATAATGTAAAAAAGGGCGAGCTGGTCTGTGAGCTTACCATGCCCAAAGAGCCTCAGGACGGAACGGATGTATTCGGCAATCCTGTGCGGGGAAAGATGGGCACCATGCCCCCCATTCCCCAGGGCAGGAACATCGTCTATTCCCCGGAGAAAGATAAACTGCTGACCGCGTGCGAGGGGAACCTGACCTTCCGGAATGGGCGTTTCCAGGTTGAAAATGTCTATGTGGTTGACGGAAACGTGGATAATTCCGTGGGCAATATTGATTTTATGGGAAGCGTTACCATAAAGGGAGATGTGTTCGAAGGGTTTAAAGTGACCTCCAAAGGGGATATCACCGTCATGGGAATGGTGGAAGGCGCGGTCTTAAAGGCAGGCGGCAGCATTCTTCTGCAAAAAGGGATGCGCGGCATGAAGTCCGGCGTGCTGGAGGCGGGGGAAAATATCACCGCCAAATTCCTGGAGGACTGTACGCTGTATGCGAAGAAAAATATCCAGGCAGAATATATCATCAACTCGGAGGTCTCCTGCGGGAACGACCTGACGCTGATCGGCAAGCGGGGGGCGCTCATCGGCGGGAACTGTTCTGTATACAACCAGATGAAAGTACGGGTGGTCGGAAGCACCAGCCATGTGGCAACCTTTGTGACTCTGGGCATCACCCCACAGCTTATGGAAGAAATGGAGCGGATCGGGAAAGACTTAATCGCAGTATCCAGGAAGCTTCAGGAGGATCAAAAGGATATCCGCTACTTGTCTGATAAGAAGCGCGCTGGAACCATTACCCCCAAACAGCAGGAGCGTCTTCAGAAGCTGGAGCTGGGAGCGCCGGTCAATGCCCTGAAGGAAAAAAAGCTGAAGGAGCAGGCGGCAGTGATCGCAAGGCAGCTTCGGGAAGTGGGGCGCACCAGGCTGACGGCCGGAGAGGTCCATCCCGGAACGGTGATCACCATCGGGGACTGTAAGCTCAATATTGTGAAGAAAGAAATAAGCTGTTCCTTTTATTATCTGGATGGTGAGATCAGGAAAGGAATCCGATAA
- a CDS encoding flagellar hook-basal body protein: protein MNISYYTAVSAMKSFQADLDVTANNMANVNTTGYKSLRSSFDDLLYTQMDTKAADQMVGHGVKTNGAETVFEQGNFEKTERDLDFAILGKAYFAIEVNEDEEEPAFTRDGSFQISATDDGNYLTTRDGKYVLSRDGDRIELEYKQKEDENGRMVDTGELDLSQLKDQIGLYTCENPDGLVPFGKNLYRTGATSGEWVSIDDLDEEQESSRLLTRTLELSSTYIPTEMVNLLQSQRAFQLNSRIVTAADQMEEIVNNLR from the coding sequence ATGAATATATCTTATTATACGGCGGTGTCCGCCATGAAATCTTTTCAGGCAGATTTGGACGTGACGGCCAATAACATGGCGAATGTCAATACCACCGGCTACAAATCATTGAGAAGCTCTTTTGACGATCTGCTTTACACCCAGATGGATACGAAAGCAGCAGATCAGATGGTGGGCCATGGTGTTAAGACCAACGGCGCGGAAACGGTTTTTGAGCAGGGCAATTTTGAAAAGACCGAGCGGGATCTGGACTTTGCCATTCTGGGAAAAGCCTACTTTGCCATTGAAGTCAACGAAGATGAGGAGGAGCCTGCATTTACCAGAGACGGTTCTTTCCAGATCTCCGCTACGGACGATGGGAATTACCTGACCACCAGAGACGGCAAATATGTCCTGAGCCGGGACGGCGACAGGATAGAGTTGGAATACAAGCAGAAAGAGGATGAGAACGGCCGGATGGTGGATACCGGAGAGCTGGACTTAAGCCAGCTGAAGGACCAGATCGGGCTTTATACCTGTGAGAATCCGGACGGCCTGGTGCCTTTTGGAAAGAACCTTTACCGCACCGGAGCCACTTCGGGCGAATGGGTCTCCATCGATGATCTGGATGAGGAACAGGAGAGCAGCAGGCTGCTTACCCGCACGCTGGAGCTTTCCAGCACTTATATTCCCACGGAGATGGTCAACCTGCTCCAGTCCCAGAGGGCGTTCCAGCTAAACAGCCGGATCGTGACTGCGGCAGACCAGATGGAGGAGATCGTCAACAATCTCAGGTAA
- a CDS encoding flagellar hook-basal body protein yields MFSGFYTAASGMLMNQRALNVSANNIANVKTSGYRPKRLIKTTFSEELVRKMGGAVDQLGGGSTISVAEGEITSHKQGALVDTGKTFDLAISGEGFFVIQGEDQVYLTRNGHFTKDEEGNLILPGIGQVMGDGGPITVEEGGFRVGENGIIYDWEDGELDQIQVMKPDDYNNLTFYENGTYGINDNVQLEQVYPDMYQGKLEESGVDLNAETTRAMELQRAFQSCGKALTIIDQMNQKTASEVGKL; encoded by the coding sequence ATGTTTTCAGGATTTTATACAGCGGCGTCAGGAATGCTGATGAACCAGCGGGCGCTCAACGTGAGCGCCAACAATATTGCAAATGTAAAGACCAGCGGATACCGGCCAAAGCGCCTCATAAAGACCACCTTCAGTGAAGAGCTGGTGAGGAAAATGGGCGGGGCGGTCGACCAGCTGGGCGGCGGATCGACCATCTCTGTGGCGGAGGGGGAGATCACCAGCCATAAGCAGGGAGCGCTTGTGGATACGGGAAAGACCTTTGACCTGGCGATCAGCGGAGAGGGATTTTTTGTCATCCAGGGTGAGGACCAGGTGTACCTGACCAGGAACGGTCACTTCACAAAAGACGAGGAGGGCAACTTGATCCTTCCTGGCATCGGCCAGGTCATGGGAGACGGCGGTCCGATCACTGTGGAGGAAGGCGGTTTCCGCGTGGGAGAAAACGGCATCATCTACGACTGGGAGGATGGGGAGCTGGATCAGATCCAGGTCATGAAGCCGGATGATTACAACAATCTCACTTTTTATGAAAACGGAACCTATGGGATCAATGACAATGTGCAGCTGGAGCAGGTTTATCCGGATATGTACCAGGGCAAGCTGGAGGAATCCGGCGTGGATCTAAATGCGGAGACCACCCGGGCCATGGAGCTGCAGAGGGCGTTCCAGTCCTGCGGCAAAGCGCTGACCATCATTGACCAGATGAACCAGAAAACAGCATCCGAAGTTGGGAAGCTGTAG
- a CDS encoding FliA/WhiG family RNA polymerase sigma factor, whose product MQMEQISVEDTAQALKEYQESRSQELRNRLVIRFLPLVRSAAVQLRGMAGSVLQEEDLIDQGVLALMDAMERYDESHGAKFETYAFLRVRGSMIDHIRSQDWVPHRARNFQKKVDEAFSMLANDKMREPEVEEVAAYLNLPVEKVENHIRYMNRATLLSFENVLQDMTGVVAKGELETADRSGKPEENLFYRELQQTLKDAIDSLGEKERLVIALYYYEELKYSEIAEVMGIGQSRVCQIHTKAISKLKVHMEEYVRG is encoded by the coding sequence ATGCAGATGGAACAGATCAGCGTGGAAGATACGGCGCAGGCGCTTAAGGAATACCAAGAGAGCCGCAGCCAGGAGCTGAGGAACCGGCTTGTGATCCGTTTCCTTCCTCTTGTCCGGTCCGCAGCGGTACAGCTGCGCGGGATGGCGGGCAGCGTCCTTCAGGAGGAAGATTTGATCGACCAGGGCGTGCTCGCCCTTATGGACGCCATGGAGCGTTACGACGAATCCCATGGGGCAAAGTTTGAAACCTATGCGTTTTTGCGGGTGAGAGGCTCTATGATCGATCATATCCGCAGCCAGGACTGGGTTCCCCACCGGGCGCGGAATTTTCAAAAAAAGGTGGATGAAGCGTTCTCCATGCTTGCCAATGACAAGATGCGCGAGCCTGAGGTGGAGGAGGTGGCAGCCTACTTAAACCTGCCTGTGGAGAAGGTGGAAAACCATATCCGCTACATGAACCGGGCGACCCTTCTTTCTTTTGAGAATGTGCTCCAGGACATGACCGGAGTGGTAGCCAAAGGCGAGCTGGAAACAGCGGACCGGAGCGGGAAACCGGAGGAGAATCTTTTCTACAGGGAGCTTCAGCAGACACTCAAGGACGCCATAGACAGCCTGGGTGAGAAGGAGCGGCTGGTCATCGCGCTGTATTATTATGAGGAACTGAAATATTCTGAGATTGCCGAGGTCATGGGGATCGGGCAGTCCAGGGTATGCCAGATCCACACAAAAGCGATCAGCAAGCTGAAGGTACACATGGAAGAATATGTGAGAGGATAG
- the flhA gene encoding flagellar biosynthesis protein FlhA → MKRFNILVTAGIIGIIFLILIPLPTPILDFLFILNITLSLLILVMTMYIRETLEFSVFPSILLITTLFRLGLNISSTRKILFDNGYAGQVVQTFGQFVIRGNVVIGFIIFLIIVLVQFIVITKGSERVAEVAARFTLDAMPGKQMAIDADLNSGLIDEQQARERRSNIQREADFFGSMDGATKFVKGDAIISIIITFINFVGGIMVGLMNGQGSISAIMQIYTTSTIGDGLVSQIPALLISVATGMVVTRSASTNSLSEDLTEQFLAQPRVLMTAGGAAACLCLIPGFPIPQILMISAVLIGGGYVLLRKQKSIVEESGTELVEAEVTSEASFYKNIENVYGLLTVEQIEMEFGYSLIPLADEKGGGNFIDRVVMFRKQMAIDMGFVIPAVRIKDSGQLNPNQYSILLKGEEVAKGDILMDHYLALPPGGDADDIPGIDTVDPAFHIPAKWISEDKKIQAELAGYTLIDPTSVIITHLSEVVKEHLHELLNRQEVNNLLETLKKTNASIVEDTIPAIISVGELQKVLSNLLREQVPIRDMETIVETLGDYGTQIKDTDMLTEYVRQALRRTISRRFSEAGQMKVLSLDDQIESMIMSSVKKVDTGSYLALEPSSIQGIVSAATEEINKIKDLVNIPIVLTSPVVRIYFKKLIDQFYPNVAVVSFSEIDNNIQIQALGSIALSQR, encoded by the coding sequence TTGAAGCGATTTAATATCCTGGTGACGGCGGGGATCATCGGAATCATCTTTCTGATCCTGATACCGCTGCCGACGCCTATACTCGACTTTTTATTTATACTTAATATTACACTGTCTCTGCTGATCCTCGTGATGACGATGTATATCAGGGAAACCCTGGAATTTTCCGTGTTTCCATCGATCCTTCTGATCACGACGCTGTTCAGGCTGGGCCTTAATATCTCGTCAACCAGAAAGATCCTGTTTGACAACGGCTATGCAGGACAGGTGGTCCAGACCTTTGGACAGTTCGTGATCCGAGGGAATGTGGTCATCGGTTTTATCATATTCCTGATCATCGTGCTGGTGCAGTTTATCGTTATCACAAAAGGTTCCGAGCGAGTGGCGGAGGTTGCGGCAAGATTTACGCTGGACGCCATGCCTGGAAAACAGATGGCGATCGACGCCGACTTAAACAGCGGGCTGATCGACGAACAGCAGGCAAGGGAACGGCGTTCCAACATCCAGAGGGAAGCGGACTTCTTCGGTTCCATGGACGGTGCTACCAAGTTCGTAAAAGGGGATGCGATCATTTCGATCATCATTACCTTTATCAACTTTGTGGGAGGCATCATGGTGGGGCTCATGAACGGGCAGGGAAGCATCTCTGCCATCATGCAGATCTATACCACCTCCACCATCGGAGACGGCCTGGTTTCCCAGATCCCGGCGCTCTTGATATCCGTGGCGACCGGTATGGTAGTGACCCGGTCAGCGTCCACCAACAGCCTGAGCGAAGATCTGACAGAGCAGTTCCTGGCACAGCCCAGAGTCCTGATGACGGCCGGCGGCGCGGCAGCCTGTCTCTGCCTGATCCCCGGCTTCCCGATCCCCCAGATCCTGATGATCTCGGCAGTATTGATCGGCGGCGGTTATGTGCTTTTGAGAAAACAAAAGAGTATCGTGGAGGAATCGGGAACGGAGCTTGTGGAGGCGGAAGTCACCAGTGAAGCTTCTTTCTATAAGAATATAGAGAATGTATACGGTCTTTTGACCGTGGAACAGATCGAGATGGAATTTGGGTACAGCCTGATCCCGCTTGCAGATGAAAAGGGCGGCGGGAATTTCATAGACAGGGTTGTCATGTTCCGAAAACAGATGGCGATCGACATGGGCTTTGTGATACCTGCCGTCCGCATCAAGGACAGCGGGCAGCTCAACCCCAACCAGTACAGTATTCTGCTGAAGGGGGAGGAGGTCGCAAAGGGTGATATCCTGATGGATCATTATCTGGCGCTTCCGCCGGGAGGCGACGCGGATGACATACCGGGAATCGACACGGTGGACCCCGCCTTCCATATTCCCGCTAAATGGATCAGTGAGGATAAGAAGATCCAGGCGGAGCTGGCGGGCTATACGCTGATCGATCCCACGTCCGTGATCATCACTCATCTTTCCGAGGTGGTCAAGGAGCATTTACATGAGCTTTTGAACCGTCAGGAGGTCAATAACCTTCTGGAGACCTTAAAAAAGACAAATGCCAGCATCGTGGAGGACACCATACCTGCCATTATCTCGGTGGGAGAACTTCAGAAAGTCCTTTCCAACCTGCTGAGAGAACAGGTCCCGATCCGTGATATGGAGACGATCGTGGAAACGCTTGGAGATTACGGCACACAGATCAAAGACACCGATATGCTGACAGAATACGTCCGGCAGGCGCTCAGGCGCACCATTTCCCGCAGATTCTCAGAGGCGGGGCAGATGAAGGTCTTAAGCCTGGATGACCAGATCGAGTCCATGATCATGTCATCGGTGAAGAAGGTGGATACCGGTTCCTATCTTGCCCTAGAGCCGTCCTCCATTCAGGGGATTGTTTCAGCGGCTACGGAGGAGATCAACAAGATCAAGGACCTGGTCAATATCCCGATCGTTCTGACTTCGCCGGTGGTAAGGATTTATTTTAAGAAACTGATCGACCAGTTTTATCCGAATGTTGCGGTGGTATCATTCAGTGAGATCGATAATAATATACAGATACAGGCGTTGGGCAGCATTGCCCTAAGCCAGAGGTAG
- the fliN gene encoding flagellar motor switch protein FliN, which translates to MAKDQQEKLDLQGMTDQQMLEELTKLYGTMAGKSLSSILGADIEITDPKIREITVKEVEYSILEPAIFVKSCLTSNVAGNIVLILRQRDMQAFLNELMGIDDLPDPDFVFDEVAMSAATELMNQMARSSVSAMAEYFGDTMESSDCQLVLSDGQQYLSQVMGEDADSRTVSVQYHMQIKDMVETEFIACISETALDSLHQELEAKKEAEAKRKAEEEAEPGLSAVQEASKIAVGGVASLKKDMSRSSELMQKRVPVSPAIQKNLSLIMDVPLSVSVEIGKTRRRLKDVLNFNNGTVIELDKEADEPVDIIVNGQLIARGEVVVIDDNFGVRISEIINTKSIIGNGESI; encoded by the coding sequence ATGGCAAAGGATCAGCAGGAAAAACTGGATTTACAGGGCATGACGGACCAGCAGATGCTGGAGGAACTGACAAAATTATATGGAACGATGGCAGGAAAGTCCCTGTCCTCGATCCTGGGGGCAGATATCGAGATCACGGACCCGAAGATCCGCGAAATAACCGTAAAGGAAGTGGAGTACAGCATTCTGGAGCCGGCGATTTTTGTAAAAAGCTGCCTGACCTCCAATGTGGCGGGAAATATTGTCCTGATCCTGCGCCAGCGTGACATGCAGGCTTTCTTAAATGAACTGATGGGAATTGACGATCTGCCTGACCCGGACTTTGTGTTTGACGAGGTGGCAATGAGCGCAGCCACAGAGCTGATGAATCAGATGGCCCGTTCGTCTGTAAGCGCTATGGCGGAGTATTTCGGCGATACGATGGAATCCTCTGACTGTCAGCTGGTCTTATCAGACGGACAGCAGTATCTTTCTCAGGTTATGGGAGAGGATGCAGATTCCCGGACCGTGTCAGTTCAGTATCATATGCAGATCAAAGATATGGTAGAGACGGAATTTATTGCATGTATCTCTGAAACAGCGCTGGACAGCCTGCATCAGGAACTGGAGGCTAAAAAGGAAGCGGAAGCAAAGCGGAAAGCCGAGGAGGAAGCAGAGCCTGGACTGTCCGCAGTACAGGAAGCGTCAAAAATCGCAGTAGGGGGGGTGGCTTCCTTGAAAAAAGACATGTCCCGCTCTTCAGAGCTGATGCAGAAAAGAGTTCCTGTCAGCCCTGCGATCCAGAAAAACCTCAGCCTGATCATGGATGTGCCCCTTTCGGTTTCTGTAGAGATCGGTAAGACCAGACGACGCCTGAAGGATGTGCTGAATTTTAACAACGGGACAGTGATCGAGCTGGATAAAGAGGCGGATGAGCCGGTGGATATCATTGTCAACGGCCAGCTGATCGCCAGGGGCGAGGTGGTTGTCATAGATGACAACTTCGGAGTCCGTATCAGTGAGATCATCAACACAAAAAGCATTATCGGGAATGGTGAGTCAATTTGA
- a CDS encoding motility protein A, with product MDFMSIFGFILASVLVIFGMVFDSDAMKLVFSNLKAFLDVPSIAITIGGTVGVMMISFPAGAFKKIGKHLKILFKPYKFDPEQSISQIVELATEARMKGLLSLEDKLNEIDEPFLHNSLLLVVDSVDSEKVRQVMVTELDQLDERHALDRRFYEKAASYAPAFGMIGTLVGLILMLGNMADVDALAKGMAVALITTLYGSLFANIVCLPIASKLKARHDEEFLCKQLVMEGVLAIQEGENPKFIEEKLYKLLPASSKKKEQKEDDGAVEPEKKRRFGRKKNA from the coding sequence ATGGACTTTATGTCAATTTTCGGTTTTATTTTAGCAAGTGTCCTTGTCATATTTGGTATGGTTTTTGACAGTGATGCCATGAAGCTGGTATTTTCCAATCTGAAAGCCTTTCTGGATGTGCCAAGCATTGCGATCACGATCGGAGGCACGGTTGGGGTTATGATGATCTCTTTTCCTGCCGGAGCCTTCAAAAAAATAGGAAAACATTTAAAGATCCTTTTTAAACCGTACAAATTTGATCCGGAACAGTCCATCAGCCAGATCGTGGAGCTGGCGACAGAAGCGCGAATGAAGGGGCTTTTGTCACTGGAGGACAAGTTAAATGAGATTGACGAGCCGTTTCTGCACAACAGCCTTCTGCTCGTAGTTGATTCGGTCGACTCTGAAAAGGTCAGACAGGTCATGGTAACGGAACTGGACCAGTTGGACGAGCGTCATGCTTTGGACCGGAGGTTTTATGAGAAGGCGGCAAGCTATGCTCCGGCCTTTGGTATGATCGGTACCCTGGTGGGACTGATCCTGATGCTGGGTAATATGGCGGATGTGGATGCTCTGGCAAAAGGTATGGCGGTAGCCCTGATCACGACTTTATACGGTTCTCTGTTTGCAAACATTGTGTGCCTTCCGATCGCAAGTAAGCTGAAAGCGCGTCACGACGAGGAATTCCTTTGTAAACAGCTGGTGATGGAGGGGGTCCTGGCGATCCAGGAGGGAGAAAATCCCAAATTCATCGAAGAAAAGCTGTACAAACTTCTGCCAGCCTCAAGCAAAAAAAAGGAGCAGAAGGAAGATGACGGGGCTGTGGAGCCTGAAAAGAAAAGACGTTTTGGTAGAAAGAAAAATGCATAG
- a CDS encoding flagellar FlbD family protein: MIILHKLNGEDFVLNSDLIEMIMENPDTTILLTNGKHLIVKESKEEVVGKVISFRRMAFSEFIRQIGGAV; this comes from the coding sequence GTGATCATACTGCATAAGTTAAATGGTGAGGATTTCGTGTTGAATTCTGACCTGATAGAAATGATTATGGAAAATCCGGACACCACCATCCTCCTGACAAACGGGAAGCATCTGATCGTAAAAGAGTCCAAGGAAGAGGTTGTGGGGAAAGTAATCTCATTCCGGCGGATGGCATTTTCAGAATTTATCAGGCAGATAGGCGGAGCGGTTTAA